The Haemorhous mexicanus isolate bHaeMex1 chromosome 5, bHaeMex1.pri, whole genome shotgun sequence genome contains a region encoding:
- the LOC132327403 gene encoding heat shock 70 kDa protein 12A-like: MASQSVFVVAIDFGTSYSGYSFSLASGTDQIRQVYWGAEHGLKTPKTPTSILFNQKQEFKYFGYDAVMKYKSMNPSEADSWYFFQNFKMQLYNTNVTAGMKLEATNGKFLPALTVFSESLRFMKEHALNTIKEASFQTVYDQEEITWVITVPAIWSAAAKQFMRLAAKEAGIISDMLSRNLIIALEPEAASLWCKQLPHEGFMADSSDKKKFEDSPGIQYIVVDCGGGTIDITVHEIQENHYLKELHKASGGGWGGNRVDENFSNFLKEIFNDGVWDEYVKKYPTELQNMMYNFSLQKCSASREAVYIHCYYNLTRVAESKKDISQFFENAVGAVWCDGTIKITYEKMKSWFEYSINNIIFALREILCKPEMDKVQYILLVGGFACSIILRDAVREAFSSKYHILCPMEAQAAIAKGAVLFGVNPHIITSRISCRTYGVGVCEKFDDAVHDARKRKVSKAGDRIYCTDLFRKLVEIGESVNIHEAAHYDFFPIEPDQTEVKFAFYCTKNQNAQYVDEEGMEALGFCVVPSPDTRLGLNRRLKVKIQFGLTEFKATCTDVTSQESRTLIMDFLSYNYSSY; the protein is encoded by the exons ATGGCCAGCCAGTCGGTCTTCGTCGTTGCTATAGATTTTGGCACCTCCTACAGCGGGTACAGTTTTTCTCTTGCTTCAGGTACAGACCAGATCCGCCAGGTTTactggggagcagagcacgGGTTAAAGACCCCAAAGACTCCTACGAGCATCTTGTTCAACCAGAAGCAGGAGTTCAAATATTTTGGTTATGATGCTGTGATGAAGTACAAGAGCATGAATCCCAGTGAAGCTGACAGCTGGTACTTCTTCCAGAACTTCAAGATGCAGCTGTACAACACG aATGTCACAGCTGGCATGAAGCTGGAAGCCACCAATGGAAAGTTCCTTCCTGCCTTGACAGTCTTTTCCGAAAGCCTGCGCTTCATGAAGGAACATGCTTTGAACACCATCAAGGAGGCCTCTTTCCAAACCGTCTACGACCAGGAGGAGATCACCTGGGTCATTACTGTCCCGGCCATATGGAGCGCTGCTGCCAAGCAGTTCATGCGTCTGGCAGCAAAAGAG GCAGGAATTATCTCTGACATGCTCTCTAGGAACCTGATCATTGCCTTGGAGCCAGAAGCTGCATCGCTGTGGTGCAAGCAGCTTCCACATGAAGGGTTTATGGCAGACAGCAGTGACAAGAAGAAGTTTGAAGACTCCCCTGGGATCCAGTATATTGTCGTTGACTGTGGAG GTGGCACCATAGACATCACAGTACATGAGATCCAAGAAAACCATTATCTAAAGGAGCTACATAAGGCAAGTGGAGGTGGATGGGGAGGCAACAGAGTGGATGAAAACTTCAGCAATTTTCTCAAGGAAATATTCAATGATGGCGTATGGGATGAATATGTGAAGAAGTACCCTACTGAATTACAAAATATGATGTACAACTTCAGCCTACAGAAATGCTCTGCTAGCAGGGAGGCAGTCTACATACATTGCTACTACAACCTGACCAGAGTGGCAGAGTCCAAGAAGGACATCTCCCAGTTCTTTGAAAATGCAGTAGGAGCTGTGTGGTGTGATGGGACGATCAAGATTACATATGAGAAAATGAAGAGCTGGTTTGAATACAGTATCAACAATATCATTTTTGCTTTGAGGGAAATTCTTTGCAAACCTGAGATGGACAAAGTCCAGTACATTTTACTTGTGGGAGGCTTTGCATGCAGCATCATCCTGCGAGATGCAGTCAGGGAGGCCTTTAGCAGCAAGTATCACATCCTCTGTCCCATGGAGGCCCAGGCAGCCATTGCAAAAGGGGCTGTTTTATTTGGAGTTAATCCACACATCATTACCTCAAGAATCAGCTGTAGGACATATGGCGTAGGAGTATGTGAGAAATTCGATGATGCCGTCCATGACGCCCGTAAACGGAAGGTCTCAAAAGCTGGTGACCGCATTTATTGCACAGATCTCTTCCGGAAACTGGTGGAAATTGGGGAGTCAGTGAACATACACGAAGCTGCCCACTATGATTTCTTTCCAATAGAACCAGATCAAACAGAGGTAAAATTTGCTTTCTATTGTACAAAAAACCAGAATGCTCAGTATGTGGATGAGGAAGGGATGGAAGCGCTCGGCTTCTGTGTAGTGCCATCGCCAGACACACGGCTGGGGTTAAATCGCAGGCTGAAGGTGAAGATTCAGTTTGGGCTCACTGAATTTAAAGCCACATGTACTGATGTTACTTCCCAAGAAAGTCGGACACTTATAATGGATTTTTTATCTTATAATTACTCATCATATTGA
- the POLDIP3 gene encoding polymerase delta-interacting protein 3 isoform X2 has translation MADLSLDELIRKRGVTVKGRLNTRPVFGGVRSRIGIQQNLLNRSSPAVNFQQTFDARQKIGLTDARHKLGVKDAREKLVQKDARFKIKGKVQDAREMLNSRKQQSVAAEKVTKVVDAREKISLKRSTPAAISPAMGTVNPAVKITKTIQKAPVPGHSHPAGMRINVVNNHTHKQGLYDTEDDEESVSPLPSKQMKITTTNSFLHNSTGLSSNKFSLSKTVPLTKVVQNDTYTAPPATPPPMRTKALANMSRTLVTKEVPPKEPAPVELAFSPLEGTKMTVNNLHPRVTEEDIVELFCVCGALKRARLVHPGVAEVVFVKKEDAITAYKKYNNRCLDGQPMKCNLHMNGNVITSDQPILLRLSDTPSVKKEGEPRRSSASASSNPPAEVDPETILKALFKSSGVSASVQPTEFKIKL, from the exons ATGGCGGACCTGTCTCTGGACGAGCTCATACGGAAACGCGGTGTGACGGTGAAGGGGAG acTTAACACAAGGCCAGTGTTTGGGGGTGTAAGATCTCGCATTGGGATCCAGCAAAATCTTCTGAATAGATCATCACCAGCTGTGAACTTCCAGCAGACTTTTGATGCCCGACAGAAGATAGGACTCACTGATGCCCGGCACAAACTAGGGGTGAAAGATGCCCGAGAAAAACTGGTTCAAAAGGACGCTCGCTTCAAAATCAAAGGGAAGGTGCAGGATGCTCGGGAGATGTTGAATTCCCGTAAGCAGCAAAGTGTTGCTGCTGAAAAGGTGACCAAAGTGGTGGATGCCAGAGAGAAGATTAGCTTAAAAAGGAGCACTCCAGCTGCTATCAGCCCAGCTATGGGGACAGTAAATCCAGCCGTGAAAATCACCAAAACTATCCAA AAGGCTCCAGTTCCTGGGCACTCTCATCCAGCAGGAATGAGGATCAATGTGGTGAACAACCATACACATAAACAG GGTCTGTATGACACAGAAGATGATGAGGAAAGCGTCTCTCCCCTTCCTAGCAAACAGATGAAAATCACCACCACAAACAGTTTCCTGCACAACTCG aCTGGTTTGAGCAGCAATAAATTCTCTCTGTCCAAGACTGTTCCCCTGACCAAAGTGGTCCAGAACGATACATACACAGCTCCACCTGCAACTCCCCCTCCTATGCGGACAAAGGCCTTGGCAAACATGTCCCGGACCTTAGTGACAAAGGAAGTGCCTCCAAAAGAGCCAGCGCCTGTTGAG CTGGCATTCAGTCCTTTGGAAGGCACAAAGATGACCGTAAATAATCTGCACCCTCGAGTCACAGAAGAAGATATTGTT GAGTTATTCTGTGTGTGTGGCGCCCTGAAGCGAGCCCGGCTGGTGCACCCTGGTGTGGCTGAGGTAGTATTTGTGAAGAAAGAAGATGCTATCACAGCATATAAGAAATACAACAACAGGTGTTTAGATG gTCAACCAATGAAATGCAATCTTCATATGAATGGGAATGTCATCACCTCAGACCAGCCTATATTGCT CCGATTGAGTGATACCCCTTCAGTGAAGAAGGAAGGGGAACCACGCCGGTCAAGTGCAAGCGCCTCCTCAAATCCCCCAGCTGAAGTGGACCCTGAAACTATCTTGAAGGCACTCTTCAAATCCTCAGGGGTCTCTGCCTCTGTGCAGCCCACAGAATTCAAAATTAAACTCTGA
- the POLDIP3 gene encoding polymerase delta-interacting protein 3 isoform X3, protein MLQIGAARLNTRPVFGGVRSRIGIQQNLLNRSSPAVNFQQTFDARQKIGLTDARHKLGVKDAREKLVQKDARFKIKGKVQDAREMLNSRKQQSVAAEKVTKVVDAREKISLKRSTPAAISPAMGTVNPAVKITKTIQQKAPVPGHSHPAGMRINVVNNHTHKQGLYDTEDDEESVSPLPSKQMKITTTNSFLHNSTGLSSNKFSLSKTVPLTKVVQNDTYTAPPATPPPMRTKALANMSRTLVTKEVPPKEPAPVELAFSPLEGTKMTVNNLHPRVTEEDIVELFCVCGALKRARLVHPGVAEVVFVKKEDAITAYKKYNNRCLDGQPMKCNLHMNGNVITSDQPILLRLSDTPSVKKEGEPRRSSASASSNPPAEVDPETILKALFKSSGVSASVQPTEFKIKL, encoded by the exons ATGTTGCAGATCGGAGCTGCAAG acTTAACACAAGGCCAGTGTTTGGGGGTGTAAGATCTCGCATTGGGATCCAGCAAAATCTTCTGAATAGATCATCACCAGCTGTGAACTTCCAGCAGACTTTTGATGCCCGACAGAAGATAGGACTCACTGATGCCCGGCACAAACTAGGGGTGAAAGATGCCCGAGAAAAACTGGTTCAAAAGGACGCTCGCTTCAAAATCAAAGGGAAGGTGCAGGATGCTCGGGAGATGTTGAATTCCCGTAAGCAGCAAAGTGTTGCTGCTGAAAAGGTGACCAAAGTGGTGGATGCCAGAGAGAAGATTAGCTTAAAAAGGAGCACTCCAGCTGCTATCAGCCCAGCTATGGGGACAGTAAATCCAGCCGTGAAAATCACCAAAACTATCCAA CAGAAGGCTCCAGTTCCTGGGCACTCTCATCCAGCAGGAATGAGGATCAATGTGGTGAACAACCATACACATAAACAG GGTCTGTATGACACAGAAGATGATGAGGAAAGCGTCTCTCCCCTTCCTAGCAAACAGATGAAAATCACCACCACAAACAGTTTCCTGCACAACTCG aCTGGTTTGAGCAGCAATAAATTCTCTCTGTCCAAGACTGTTCCCCTGACCAAAGTGGTCCAGAACGATACATACACAGCTCCACCTGCAACTCCCCCTCCTATGCGGACAAAGGCCTTGGCAAACATGTCCCGGACCTTAGTGACAAAGGAAGTGCCTCCAAAAGAGCCAGCGCCTGTTGAG CTGGCATTCAGTCCTTTGGAAGGCACAAAGATGACCGTAAATAATCTGCACCCTCGAGTCACAGAAGAAGATATTGTT GAGTTATTCTGTGTGTGTGGCGCCCTGAAGCGAGCCCGGCTGGTGCACCCTGGTGTGGCTGAGGTAGTATTTGTGAAGAAAGAAGATGCTATCACAGCATATAAGAAATACAACAACAGGTGTTTAGATG gTCAACCAATGAAATGCAATCTTCATATGAATGGGAATGTCATCACCTCAGACCAGCCTATATTGCT CCGATTGAGTGATACCCCTTCAGTGAAGAAGGAAGGGGAACCACGCCGGTCAAGTGCAAGCGCCTCCTCAAATCCCCCAGCTGAAGTGGACCCTGAAACTATCTTGAAGGCACTCTTCAAATCCTCAGGGGTCTCTGCCTCTGTGCAGCCCACAGAATTCAAAATTAAACTCTGA
- the LOC132327405 gene encoding uncharacterized protein LOC132327405 gives MQGMTNILGHRNAEVLDTPDIPRSSKGDVWGAPSGSGSSREVWCTPNISGSRGTESWQTYQVSGNRGREVLERQCEDTDPRKTTAEGSRHISDTSQQPSAYGDQTCNMKETIEIIKEMLDQNTKKIFERMDRMDSTIKTVCDNVATQYHLLNSHNRALPESVIQMPHKEKEENEMLKEKIKKLEQRNQELLAKAMAMHQHSEDINDPSRLSAVLERYEMLRLKEWEKVRSSMPHRWTYEEGSHAIRKVFDACEKDEQWRRESILHVLNIPPSNKVMMQDVMKLLRQHYHQNPMVYDQIVQDAGIHIRTESEPLQFLRQCCQIYCLLLLQDPPVKAEWRMNRRHLEHVDKKDVAHWKSASLLWPIMKRGEEIIVKGVVWDYVVDRDRQTEDHAM, from the exons atgcaggGTATGACCAACATTTTAGGTCACAGAAACGCAGAAGTGCTGGATACACCTGATATTCCTCGCTCCAGCAAAGGAGATGTGTGGGGTGCACCCAGTGGTTCTGGCTCCAGCAGAGAAGTGTGGTGTACACCCAACATTTCTGGCTCCAGAGGAACTGAATCATGGCAAACATACCAAGTCTCTGGCAACAGAGGAAGAGAGGTATTGGAAAGACAGTGTGAGGATACTGATCCCAGAAAGACAactgcagaaggcagcag gcaTATATCTGACACCTCACAGCAGCCATCAGCCTATGGAGACCAGACTTGTAACATGAAGGAAACGATTGAAATTATAAAAGAGATGCTTGatcaaaacacaaagaaaatatttgaaaggatGGACAGGATGGACAGCACAATAAA AACTGTGTGTGACAATGTTGCTACTCAATATCACCTTCTGAATAGTCACAACAG AGCACTTCCTGAAAGCGTAATCCAAATGCCGCAtaaggagaaagaggaaaatgagaTGCTGAAAGAGAAGATCAAAAAGCTAGAGCAAAG AAACCAAGAGCTGTTGGCTAAAGCGATGGCCATGCACCAGCACTCTGAGGACATCAATGACCCCTCACGTTtgtctgctgtgctggagagaTACGAGATGCTCCGGCTGAAGGAATGGGAGAAAGTCAGGAGCTCCATGCCCCACCGCTGGACCTATGAAGAAGGCAGTCACGCCATCAGG AAGGTGTTTGATGCCTGTGAAAAAGATGAACAATGGAGAAGAGAGAGCATACTTCATGTTCTTAACATTCCACCTTCAAATAAG GTGATGATGCAAGACGTAATGAAGCTGTTGAGGCAACACTATCACCAAAACCCCATGGTTTACGACCAGATTGTTCAG GACGCTGGCATTCACATAAGAACTGAAAGTGAACCACTGCAGTTCCTGCGGCAGTGCTGCCAAATTTATTGTTTGCTGCTTCTTCAGGACCCACCAGTTAAAGCTGAGTGGAGGATGAACAGGAGGCATTTAGAGCACGTGGACAAGAAAGATGTAGCACACTGGAAAAGTGCATCACTTCTGTGGCCCATAATGAAACGTGGGGAAGAAATTATTGTGAAAGGTGTAGTCTGGGATTATGTGGTAGATAGGGACAGGCAAACGGAAGATCACGCGATGTGA
- the POLDIP3 gene encoding polymerase delta-interacting protein 3 isoform X1, which produces MADLSLDELIRKRGVTVKGRLNTRPVFGGVRSRIGIQQNLLNRSSPAVNFQQTFDARQKIGLTDARHKLGVKDAREKLVQKDARFKIKGKVQDAREMLNSRKQQSVAAEKVTKVVDAREKISLKRSTPAAISPAMGTVNPAVKITKTIQQKAPVPGHSHPAGMRINVVNNHTHKQGLYDTEDDEESVSPLPSKQMKITTTNSFLHNSTGLSSNKFSLSKTVPLTKVVQNDTYTAPPATPPPMRTKALANMSRTLVTKEVPPKEPAPVELAFSPLEGTKMTVNNLHPRVTEEDIVELFCVCGALKRARLVHPGVAEVVFVKKEDAITAYKKYNNRCLDGQPMKCNLHMNGNVITSDQPILLRLSDTPSVKKEGEPRRSSASASSNPPAEVDPETILKALFKSSGVSASVQPTEFKIKL; this is translated from the exons ATGGCGGACCTGTCTCTGGACGAGCTCATACGGAAACGCGGTGTGACGGTGAAGGGGAG acTTAACACAAGGCCAGTGTTTGGGGGTGTAAGATCTCGCATTGGGATCCAGCAAAATCTTCTGAATAGATCATCACCAGCTGTGAACTTCCAGCAGACTTTTGATGCCCGACAGAAGATAGGACTCACTGATGCCCGGCACAAACTAGGGGTGAAAGATGCCCGAGAAAAACTGGTTCAAAAGGACGCTCGCTTCAAAATCAAAGGGAAGGTGCAGGATGCTCGGGAGATGTTGAATTCCCGTAAGCAGCAAAGTGTTGCTGCTGAAAAGGTGACCAAAGTGGTGGATGCCAGAGAGAAGATTAGCTTAAAAAGGAGCACTCCAGCTGCTATCAGCCCAGCTATGGGGACAGTAAATCCAGCCGTGAAAATCACCAAAACTATCCAA CAGAAGGCTCCAGTTCCTGGGCACTCTCATCCAGCAGGAATGAGGATCAATGTGGTGAACAACCATACACATAAACAG GGTCTGTATGACACAGAAGATGATGAGGAAAGCGTCTCTCCCCTTCCTAGCAAACAGATGAAAATCACCACCACAAACAGTTTCCTGCACAACTCG aCTGGTTTGAGCAGCAATAAATTCTCTCTGTCCAAGACTGTTCCCCTGACCAAAGTGGTCCAGAACGATACATACACAGCTCCACCTGCAACTCCCCCTCCTATGCGGACAAAGGCCTTGGCAAACATGTCCCGGACCTTAGTGACAAAGGAAGTGCCTCCAAAAGAGCCAGCGCCTGTTGAG CTGGCATTCAGTCCTTTGGAAGGCACAAAGATGACCGTAAATAATCTGCACCCTCGAGTCACAGAAGAAGATATTGTT GAGTTATTCTGTGTGTGTGGCGCCCTGAAGCGAGCCCGGCTGGTGCACCCTGGTGTGGCTGAGGTAGTATTTGTGAAGAAAGAAGATGCTATCACAGCATATAAGAAATACAACAACAGGTGTTTAGATG gTCAACCAATGAAATGCAATCTTCATATGAATGGGAATGTCATCACCTCAGACCAGCCTATATTGCT CCGATTGAGTGATACCCCTTCAGTGAAGAAGGAAGGGGAACCACGCCGGTCAAGTGCAAGCGCCTCCTCAAATCCCCCAGCTGAAGTGGACCCTGAAACTATCTTGAAGGCACTCTTCAAATCCTCAGGGGTCTCTGCCTCTGTGCAGCCCACAGAATTCAAAATTAAACTCTGA